Proteins from a single region of Streptomyces vinaceus:
- a CDS encoding PQQ-binding-like beta-propeller repeat protein — protein sequence MTEPPQPPNQPPPPSGYGHLPGPPQPGYGYPQQGENPYAQQPPTQPMQQPAPQQGYFPPPPGMPTAGMHQVGGAPQPPKKKTAVIVAAAVAGVLVLGTGGYFAFVSGDHDPKQPVAQGSTPADAKPSASVDNGDGSGNGGGQSEDLNAGRKQGEDKTLWLKTAKIDGPGLGVDSAGQWIVGDTVVKSVWKNLTAYGVTDGKEKWTLAFPAPICSVTKQTTAERKTVVMFKDGEGDSATCNQMKQVDLKTGKEGWTKEVPKEGLFDIMTSPSLGITGDTVAVSRSGTASAFKVSTGDKLFGSATAEGCKPDAYVADKGKMIAIATCYDDDLSSEVSDADPVTGKKTWTFKLPAKYKVGAVYSLDPLVLDIGNQDKKERAIVVLGPDGKQRATVSGEGSFATECTNGLFRSVEICSTTAVDAGTLYLPTVAESGKANEIVAFDLGTGKAKWRTPAGDGRTIVPVGAANGQLIAYRKATSDQGGEVLSIPAAGGTPTALLRNPSGTSAPIESSFFTPIVDYADGRLYVSQSRLLAKGTAEKLLMVFGK from the coding sequence ATGACCGAGCCGCCCCAGCCGCCGAACCAGCCGCCTCCGCCCTCCGGTTACGGTCACCTGCCGGGTCCGCCGCAGCCCGGTTACGGGTACCCGCAGCAGGGTGAGAACCCGTACGCGCAGCAGCCCCCCACGCAGCCCATGCAGCAGCCCGCGCCCCAGCAGGGCTACTTCCCTCCGCCGCCCGGCATGCCCACCGCCGGCATGCACCAGGTCGGGGGCGCGCCGCAGCCGCCGAAGAAGAAGACGGCCGTCATCGTCGCCGCGGCCGTCGCCGGGGTCCTCGTGCTCGGCACCGGCGGCTACTTCGCCTTCGTGAGCGGCGACCACGACCCGAAGCAGCCCGTCGCGCAGGGCTCCACGCCCGCCGACGCCAAGCCCTCCGCCAGCGTGGACAACGGCGACGGCAGCGGCAACGGGGGCGGCCAGAGCGAGGACCTCAACGCCGGCCGCAAGCAGGGCGAGGACAAGACCCTCTGGCTCAAGACCGCCAAGATCGACGGCCCCGGCCTCGGCGTGGACTCCGCCGGCCAGTGGATCGTCGGCGACACCGTCGTCAAGAGCGTCTGGAAGAACCTCACCGCGTACGGGGTCACCGACGGCAAGGAGAAGTGGACGCTGGCCTTCCCCGCTCCGATCTGCTCCGTCACCAAGCAGACCACCGCCGAGCGCAAGACCGTCGTCATGTTCAAGGACGGCGAGGGCGACTCCGCCACCTGCAACCAGATGAAGCAGGTCGACCTCAAGACGGGCAAGGAAGGCTGGACGAAGGAGGTCCCCAAGGAGGGCCTCTTCGACATCATGACCAGCCCCAGCCTGGGCATCACCGGCGACACCGTCGCCGTCAGCCGCAGCGGCACCGCCAGCGCCTTCAAGGTCAGCACCGGCGACAAGCTGTTCGGCAGCGCCACCGCCGAGGGCTGCAAGCCGGACGCGTACGTGGCGGACAAGGGCAAGATGATCGCCATCGCGACCTGCTACGACGACGACCTCTCCAGCGAGGTCTCCGACGCCGACCCGGTCACCGGCAAGAAGACCTGGACCTTCAAGCTGCCCGCCAAGTACAAGGTCGGCGCCGTCTATTCGCTCGACCCGCTCGTCCTCGACATCGGCAACCAGGACAAGAAGGAACGCGCCATCGTGGTCCTCGGACCCGACGGCAAACAGCGCGCCACCGTGAGCGGCGAGGGCAGCTTCGCCACCGAGTGCACCAACGGCCTCTTCCGCTCCGTCGAGATCTGCTCCACCACCGCCGTGGACGCGGGCACGCTCTACCTGCCGACCGTCGCCGAGTCCGGCAAGGCCAACGAGATCGTCGCCTTCGACCTGGGCACCGGCAAGGCCAAGTGGCGCACCCCCGCCGGGGACGGCCGCACCATCGTCCCCGTGGGCGCCGCCAACGGGCAGCTGATCGCCTACCGCAAGGCCACCTCCGACCAGGGCGGCGAGGTCCTCTCGATCCCGGCCGCCGGCGGCACGCCCACCGCGCTGCTGCGCAACCCGTCGGGAACCTCCGCCCCGATCGAGAGCTCCTTCTTCACCCCGATCGTCGACTACGCGGACGGCAGGCTCTACGTCTCCCAGTCCCGTCTTCTCGCCAAGGGCACCGCCGAGAAGCTCCTGATGGTCTTCGGCAAATGA
- the rsmI gene encoding 16S rRNA (cytidine(1402)-2'-O)-methyltransferase produces MTTDQPTGSETPSPASSSAGVLVLAGTPIGDLADAPPRLAAELERADVVAAEDTRRLRRLTQGLGVHTTGRVVSYFEGNESARTPELVEALEQGRRVLLVTDAGMPSVSDPGYRLVAAAVEKDIKVTAVPGPSAVLTALALSGLPVDRFCFEGFLPRKAGERLGRLREVEGERRTLVYFEAPHRLDDTLAAMAEVFGADRRAAVCRELTKTYEEVKRGGLGELAAWAAEGVRGEITVVVEGAPAARPGDVDVEELVRRVRVREEAGERRKEAIAAVAAEAGVPKREVFDAVVAAKNAAQKVL; encoded by the coding sequence GTGACGACTGACCAGCCCACCGGCTCCGAAACCCCCTCCCCGGCCTCCTCCTCCGCGGGCGTGCTCGTGCTCGCCGGCACCCCGATCGGCGATCTCGCCGACGCCCCGCCGCGGCTCGCGGCCGAGCTGGAGCGGGCCGACGTGGTCGCCGCCGAGGACACCCGGCGGCTGCGCCGCCTGACGCAGGGGCTCGGCGTGCACACCACCGGCCGCGTCGTCTCGTACTTCGAGGGCAACGAATCGGCCCGCACCCCGGAGCTGGTCGAGGCGCTGGAACAGGGCAGGCGGGTGCTGCTGGTGACCGACGCCGGCATGCCGTCCGTCTCCGACCCCGGCTACCGCCTGGTCGCCGCCGCCGTCGAGAAGGACATCAAGGTCACCGCCGTGCCCGGGCCGTCCGCGGTGCTCACCGCGCTCGCCCTGTCGGGGCTGCCGGTGGACCGCTTCTGCTTCGAGGGCTTCCTGCCGCGCAAGGCGGGCGAACGCCTCGGGCGCCTGCGCGAGGTCGAGGGCGAACGCCGCACTCTCGTCTACTTCGAGGCCCCCCACCGGCTCGACGACACCCTCGCCGCGATGGCCGAGGTCTTCGGCGCGGACCGGCGGGCCGCCGTGTGCCGCGAGCTGACCAAGACGTACGAGGAGGTCAAGCGCGGCGGACTCGGCGAGCTGGCGGCCTGGGCCGCCGAGGGCGTGCGCGGCGAGATCACCGTCGTCGTGGAGGGCGCACCGGCGGCCCGGCCCGGCGATGTGGACGTCGAGGAGCTGGTGCGCAGGGTGCGCGTGCGGGAGGAGGCCGGGGAGCGTCGAAAAGAAGCCATCGCGGCGGTCGCGGCCGAGGCCGGAGTACCCAAGCGGGAGGTCTTCGACGCGGTCGTCGCGGCAAAGAATGCGGCTCAAAAGGTGCTGTAA
- a CDS encoding 4-(cytidine 5'-diphospho)-2-C-methyl-D-erythritol kinase: MSRKKSVTVRVPAKVNVQLAVGAARPDGFHDLANVFLAVSLYDEVTVTAAETLTVTCAGPDADQVPLDRTNLAARAAEILAARHGRSDAVHIHIAKNIPVAGGMAGGSADGAGALLACDALWGLDTPRAQLLEICAELGSDVPFSLVGGAALGTGRGELLTPVEAGTFHWVFAVADGGLSTPAVFREFDRLAEGRSIPAPEASPALLTALASGDPAALAATLANDLQPAALSLRPQLAATLEAGTSAGALATLVSGSGPTTAFLVRDAESALKVAAALEASGTCRTTRTATGPAPGATVLAS; the protein is encoded by the coding sequence GTGAGCAGGAAGAAGAGCGTGACCGTACGGGTCCCCGCGAAGGTCAACGTGCAGCTGGCGGTGGGCGCGGCCCGGCCCGACGGCTTCCACGACCTGGCGAACGTCTTCCTCGCGGTGTCCCTGTACGACGAGGTGACGGTCACCGCGGCCGAGACCCTGACGGTCACCTGCGCCGGCCCGGACGCCGACCAGGTCCCGCTGGACCGTACGAACCTGGCGGCGCGGGCGGCCGAGATCCTCGCGGCCCGCCACGGCCGCTCCGACGCCGTCCACATCCACATCGCGAAGAACATCCCGGTGGCCGGCGGCATGGCGGGCGGCAGCGCCGACGGCGCCGGCGCCCTGCTGGCCTGCGACGCCCTGTGGGGGCTGGACACCCCGCGCGCCCAGCTCCTGGAGATCTGCGCGGAACTCGGCAGCGACGTGCCGTTCAGCCTGGTCGGCGGGGCGGCGCTGGGCACCGGGCGCGGGGAGCTCCTGACCCCGGTCGAGGCGGGCACCTTCCACTGGGTGTTCGCGGTCGCCGACGGCGGGCTGTCGACGCCCGCGGTGTTCCGCGAGTTCGACCGCCTGGCCGAGGGCCGCAGCATCCCGGCCCCCGAGGCCTCGCCGGCGCTGCTCACCGCCCTCGCCTCGGGCGACCCGGCCGCGCTCGCCGCGACCCTGGCCAACGACCTCCAGCCGGCGGCCCTGTCGCTGCGCCCGCAGCTGGCCGCGACGCTGGAGGCGGGCACCTCCGCCGGAGCGCTGGCCACGCTGGTCTCCGGCTCCGGGCCGACGACGGCCTTCCTGGTCCGCGACGCGGAATCCGCCCTCAAGGTCGCCGCGGCCCTCGAAGCCTCGGGCACCTGCCGCACGACCCGGACCGCCACCGGCCCGGCCCCGGGGGCCACGGTCCTGGCGTCCTGA
- a CDS encoding resuscitation-promoting factor — MSESPFTGVYGNEAVVPDPEPAAVPAPRTGDRRAARRRKGAEAAAAPVAAPTGRRRAAPAAGPDLAAPPGPGPGAGTGRRRSPDPGPGLPSIAAPTGRRRRGAPAPAPAPAGQGNWRRIVPQALVVAFLAGGTTAFVAADKSVRLTVDGEPRTLHTFADDVDELLDAEGLGVGPHDLVAPARTEALDDGDEIVVRYGRPLRLTLDGQSRQVWTTAATVEGALRQFGVRVEGAYLSAPRTAPVPRAGLTLAVRTERSVTFMADGRETTIRTNAATVQEALGQAGITLQGQDTTSVPPASFPRDGQTVTVLRITGTREVREERIPYAVEKTEDDSLFAGTEVVERAGRPGARRVTYVLRTVNGVRQKPRKVAEETVRDPVTQLVKVGTRPLPTSVAGADGLDWGALAQCESGGRPSATDASGTYGGLYQFDVRTWQSLGGSGRPQDAPGPEQTYRAKKLYVQRGATPWPHCGRRLYR; from the coding sequence GTGAGCGAGAGTCCTTTCACCGGGGTGTACGGGAACGAGGCCGTGGTCCCGGACCCCGAGCCCGCAGCGGTGCCCGCCCCGCGCACCGGGGACCGGCGGGCCGCCCGGCGGCGCAAGGGCGCCGAGGCCGCGGCGGCGCCCGTAGCCGCCCCGACCGGACGGCGCCGGGCGGCCCCCGCCGCCGGCCCCGACCTCGCCGCGCCCCCGGGCCCGGGCCCCGGAGCCGGCACGGGCCGGCGCCGCAGCCCCGACCCCGGCCCGGGCCTGCCGTCCATCGCCGCCCCCACCGGCCGGCGGCGCCGCGGCGCCCCCGCCCCCGCCCCCGCCCCCGCGGGGCAGGGCAACTGGCGGCGGATCGTCCCGCAGGCCCTGGTCGTCGCCTTCCTGGCCGGGGGAACCACGGCGTTCGTCGCCGCCGACAAGTCCGTGCGGCTCACCGTCGACGGGGAGCCCCGGACCCTGCACACCTTCGCCGACGACGTCGACGAACTCCTGGACGCCGAGGGTCTCGGCGTCGGCCCCCACGACCTCGTCGCCCCCGCCCGCACCGAGGCCCTCGACGACGGCGACGAGATCGTCGTCCGCTACGGCCGCCCCCTGCGCCTGACCCTCGACGGGCAGAGCCGCCAGGTGTGGACCACCGCCGCCACCGTCGAGGGAGCCCTGCGCCAGTTCGGCGTCCGCGTCGAGGGCGCCTACCTCTCCGCCCCGCGCACCGCCCCCGTGCCACGGGCCGGCCTCACCCTGGCCGTCCGCACCGAACGCAGCGTCACCTTCATGGCGGACGGCCGCGAAACCACCATCCGCACCAACGCCGCCACCGTCCAGGAAGCCCTCGGCCAGGCCGGGATCACCCTCCAGGGCCAGGACACCACCTCCGTCCCGCCCGCCTCCTTCCCGCGCGACGGCCAGACCGTCACGGTGCTCCGCATCACCGGCACCCGCGAGGTCCGCGAGGAGCGCATCCCGTACGCGGTCGAGAAGACCGAGGACGACTCCCTGTTCGCCGGCACCGAGGTCGTCGAGCGGGCGGGCCGGCCCGGGGCCCGCCGGGTCACGTACGTCCTGCGCACCGTCAACGGGGTGCGGCAAAAGCCCCGCAAGGTCGCCGAGGAGACCGTCCGCGACCCCGTCACCCAGCTCGTCAAGGTCGGCACGAGGCCGCTGCCGACCTCCGTCGCCGGGGCGGACGGCCTCGACTGGGGGGCGCTGGCCCAGTGCGAGTCCGGCGGCCGCCCCTCCGCCACCGACGCCTCGGGCACGTACGGCGGCCTGTACCAGTTCGACGTCCGCACCTGGCAGAGCCTCGGCGGCTCCGGCCGCCCCCAGGACGCCCCGGGCCCGGAACAGACGTACCGGGCGAAGAAGCTCTACGTACAAAGGGGCGCGACCCCGTGGCCCCACTGCGGCCGTAGGCTTTACCGGTGA
- a CDS encoding TatD family hydrolase, translated as MSTAAKDASRDTPPPLPEPLRVAVADSHTHLDMQRGTVEEGLAKAASVGVTTVVQVGCDVKGSRWAAETAAAYENVHAAVALHPNEAPRIVLGDPEGGWSRQGARAGGGEAALDEALAEIEELAKLAHVKAVGETGLDHFRTGPDGMAAQERSFRAHIEIAKRQGKALVIHDRDAHADVLRILREEGAPERTVFHCYSGDADMARECAAAGYYMSFAGTVTFKNAAPLREALAVAPLELVLVETDAPYLTPAPYRGRPNAPYLIPLTVRAMAAVRGIDEDAMATALAANTARAFGY; from the coding sequence ATGAGCACTGCCGCCAAGGACGCTTCCAGGGACACCCCGCCGCCGCTGCCCGAACCGCTGCGGGTCGCGGTGGCGGACTCCCACACCCACCTGGACATGCAGCGAGGCACCGTCGAGGAGGGCCTCGCCAAGGCCGCCTCGGTGGGCGTGACCACCGTCGTCCAGGTCGGGTGCGACGTGAAGGGCTCCCGCTGGGCGGCCGAGACGGCGGCGGCGTACGAGAACGTCCACGCGGCCGTCGCCCTTCACCCGAACGAAGCGCCCCGCATCGTGCTCGGGGACCCTGAGGGAGGCTGGTCCCGCCAGGGGGCGCGGGCCGGCGGCGGCGAGGCCGCGCTCGACGAGGCGCTGGCCGAGATCGAGGAACTCGCGAAGCTGGCGCACGTCAAGGCCGTCGGCGAGACCGGACTCGACCACTTCCGCACCGGACCCGACGGGATGGCCGCGCAGGAGCGTTCCTTCCGCGCCCACATCGAGATCGCCAAGCGGCAGGGCAAGGCCCTGGTCATCCACGACCGGGACGCCCACGCCGACGTCCTGCGCATCCTGCGCGAGGAGGGCGCGCCCGAACGCACCGTCTTCCACTGCTACTCCGGGGACGCCGACATGGCGCGCGAATGCGCCGCCGCCGGGTACTACATGTCGTTCGCCGGGACCGTGACCTTCAAGAACGCCGCGCCGCTGCGCGAGGCCCTCGCCGTGGCCCCGCTGGAGCTCGTCCTCGTCGAGACCGACGCCCCCTACCTCACCCCGGCGCCGTACCGCGGACGGCCGAACGCCCCGTACCTCATTCCGCTGACCGTACGGGCGATGGCGGCGGTGCGCGGGATCGACGAGGACGCGATGGCCACCGCCCTGGCGGCGAACACCGCCCGCGCCTTCGGCTACTGA
- a CDS encoding ABC-F family ATP-binding cassette domain-containing protein has translation MAVNLVNVEAVGKVYGTRALLDGISLGVSEGDRIGVVGRNGDGKTTLIRMLAKLEEPDTGRVTQSGGLRMGVLTQHDSLDPAATIRHEIIRDMADHEWAGNSKIRDVLTGLFGGLDLPGFGQGLDTVIGPLSGGERRRIALAKLLIADQDLLVLDEPTNHLDVEGISWLAKHLQERRSALVCVTHDRWFLDQVCTRMWDVQRGSVYEYEGGYSDYVFARAERERIAATEETKRQNLMRKELAWLRRGAPARTSKPRYRIEAANELIADVPPPRDKSELMRFANARLGKTVFDLENVSVQAGPKVLLKHLTWHLGPGDRIGLVGVNGAGKTSLLRALAEAARTQGDVQPVAGTVTVGKTVKLAYLSQEVGELDPSLRVLEAVQRVRDRVDLGKGREMTAGQLCEQFGFTKEKQWTPVGDLSGGERRRLQILRLLMDEPNVLFLDEPTNDLDIETLTQLEDLLDGWPGSMIVISHDRFFIERTTDTVMALLGDASLRMLPRGLDEYLERRQKMIEAAAPAPAPAAAAKSSASGDSRAAKKELQKIERQLNKMSDRESNLHAQIAENATDFDKVAKLDAELRELIADRDELEMRWLELAEDA, from the coding sequence ATGGCCGTCAATCTGGTCAATGTCGAGGCAGTCGGCAAGGTGTACGGAACCCGTGCCCTGCTCGACGGCATCTCCCTCGGCGTGTCCGAGGGAGACCGGATCGGTGTCGTGGGCCGCAACGGCGACGGCAAGACCACCCTCATCCGCATGCTCGCCAAGCTGGAGGAGCCCGACACCGGCCGGGTCACCCAGAGCGGCGGACTGCGCATGGGCGTCCTCACCCAGCACGACTCCCTCGACCCCGCGGCGACCATCCGCCACGAGATCATCCGGGACATGGCGGACCACGAGTGGGCCGGCAACTCCAAGATCCGCGACGTGCTCACCGGGCTCTTCGGCGGCCTCGACCTCCCCGGCTTCGGCCAGGGCCTCGACACCGTCATCGGCCCGCTCTCCGGCGGCGAGCGCCGCCGCATCGCGCTCGCCAAGCTGCTCATCGCGGACCAGGACCTCCTCGTCCTCGACGAGCCCACCAACCACCTCGACGTCGAGGGGATCTCCTGGCTGGCCAAGCACCTCCAGGAACGCCGCTCGGCCCTCGTCTGCGTCACCCACGACCGCTGGTTCCTCGACCAGGTCTGCACCCGCATGTGGGACGTCCAGCGCGGCTCCGTCTACGAGTACGAGGGCGGCTACAGCGACTACGTCTTCGCCCGCGCCGAGCGCGAGCGCATCGCCGCCACCGAGGAGACCAAGCGGCAGAACCTGATGCGCAAGGAGCTGGCCTGGCTGCGCCGCGGCGCCCCGGCCCGGACCTCCAAGCCGCGCTACCGCATCGAGGCCGCCAACGAGCTCATCGCCGACGTGCCGCCGCCGCGCGACAAGTCGGAGCTGATGCGCTTCGCCAACGCCCGCCTGGGCAAGACCGTGTTCGACCTGGAGAACGTCAGCGTCCAGGCCGGTCCGAAGGTCCTGCTCAAGCACCTCACCTGGCACCTGGGCCCCGGCGACCGCATCGGCCTCGTCGGCGTCAACGGCGCGGGCAAGACCTCGCTGCTGCGGGCGCTCGCCGAGGCGGCCCGTACGCAGGGCGACGTCCAGCCGGTCGCCGGGACCGTCACCGTCGGCAAGACGGTCAAGCTGGCGTACCTCTCGCAGGAGGTCGGCGAACTCGACCCGTCCCTGCGGGTCCTGGAGGCCGTGCAGCGCGTACGCGACCGCGTCGACCTCGGCAAGGGCCGCGAGATGACGGCGGGTCAGCTGTGCGAGCAGTTCGGCTTCACCAAGGAGAAGCAGTGGACGCCCGTCGGCGACCTGTCGGGTGGTGAGCGGCGCCGGCTCCAGATCCTGCGCCTGCTGATGGACGAGCCCAACGTGCTCTTCCTCGACGAGCCCACCAACGACCTCGACATCGAGACCCTCACCCAGCTGGAGGACCTCCTCGACGGCTGGCCCGGCTCGATGATCGTCATCTCCCACGACCGGTTCTTCATCGAGCGCACCACCGACACGGTGATGGCGCTGCTGGGCGACGCGAGCCTGCGGATGCTGCCGCGCGGCCTGGACGAGTACCTGGAGCGCCGGCAGAAGATGATCGAGGCAGCCGCCCCGGCGCCCGCCCCGGCCGCCGCCGCCAAGTCGAGCGCCTCCGGCGACTCGCGCGCCGCGAAGAAGGAGCTCCAGAAGATCGAGCGGCAGCTCAACAAGATGTCGGACCGCGAGTCGAACCTGCACGCGCAGATCGCCGAGAACGCCACCGACTTCGACAAGGTGGCCAAGCTGGACGCGGAGCTGCGCGAACTCATCGCCGACCGCGACGAATTGGAGATGCGCTGGCTGGAGCTGGCCGAGGACGCCTAG
- the rsmA gene encoding 16S rRNA (adenine(1518)-N(6)/adenine(1519)-N(6))-dimethyltransferase RsmA produces MSTAEQQPEGTTSSTTGTTSDALLGPADIRELAAVLGVRPTKQKGQNFVIDANTVRRIVRTAEVRPDDVVVEVGPGLGSLTLALLEAADRVTAVEIDDVLAAALPATIEARMPQRKDRFALVHSDAMLVEELPGPAPTALVANLPYNVAVPVLLTMLDRFPTIERTLVMVQAEVADRLAAKPGNKVYGVPSVKANWYADVKRAGSIGRNVFWPAPNVDSGLVSLVRRAEPIRTSATKAEVFAVVDAAFAQRRKTLRAALAGWAGSAAGAEQALVAAGVSPQARGESLTVEEFAAIAEHKPAAERPAL; encoded by the coding sequence GTGAGCACCGCAGAGCAGCAGCCCGAGGGCACTACCAGCAGTACGACCGGCACCACCTCCGACGCCCTTCTCGGGCCGGCGGACATCCGCGAGCTGGCCGCCGTACTCGGCGTACGGCCGACGAAGCAGAAGGGCCAGAACTTCGTCATCGACGCCAACACGGTGCGCCGCATCGTGCGCACCGCCGAGGTGCGGCCCGACGACGTCGTCGTCGAGGTCGGGCCCGGGCTGGGCTCGCTGACGCTCGCGCTGCTGGAGGCCGCCGACCGGGTCACCGCCGTCGAGATCGACGACGTGCTGGCGGCTGCGCTGCCCGCCACCATCGAGGCGCGGATGCCGCAGCGCAAGGACCGCTTCGCGCTGGTGCACTCCGACGCGATGCTCGTGGAGGAGCTGCCGGGGCCGGCGCCGACCGCGCTCGTGGCGAACCTGCCGTACAACGTGGCCGTGCCGGTGCTGCTGACCATGCTGGACCGGTTCCCGACCATCGAGCGCACGCTGGTGATGGTGCAGGCGGAGGTCGCCGACCGGCTGGCCGCCAAGCCGGGCAACAAGGTGTACGGGGTGCCCTCGGTCAAGGCGAACTGGTACGCGGACGTGAAGCGGGCCGGGTCCATCGGCCGCAACGTGTTCTGGCCGGCGCCGAACGTGGACTCCGGCCTGGTCTCGCTGGTGCGGCGGGCCGAGCCGATCAGGACGAGCGCCACGAAGGCCGAGGTCTTCGCCGTCGTGGACGCCGCCTTCGCGCAGCGCCGCAAGACGCTGCGGGCCGCGCTGGCCGGCTGGGCCGGTTCGGCGGCGGGCGCGGAGCAGGCGCTGGTCGCCGCCGGGGTGTCCCCGCAGGCGCGCGGGGAATCGCTGACGGTGGAGGAGTTCGCGGCGATCGCCGAGCACAAGCCGGCGGCGGAGAGGCCCGCGCTGTGA
- a CDS encoding acyltransferase family protein, which translates to MGYAAHTAKDLAEATPDSRDRYVDLLRVASLGTVLLGHWLMAAVSADGIGNLLALVPALQVLTWGLQIMPVFFFVGGFSHALSYRSLARRADGRPVYAAFLRARLQRLLRPTLVFVLLWTAGALAVQLAGGGQGKLSGAALRVVTQPLWFIGIYLAMVAFTPALLELHRRWGWGAFALLAGSAAAVDALRFALAVPYVEFLNFAFVWLAVHQLGFLRADGRITRPALLAAAGLAGAVLLVAYGPYPLSMVGMPGEKASNMAPPTLALLAHGTWLVAAVELLAKPAAALLARPRVWRSVVAANGIAMTAFLWHLTAMLAVYAAQLGLGLRLPEPATGAWWAQVPVRLLAAAALTGVLVAVFRRFEAPGRGDAEPGSGPRAALGITLCLLGILGLSMTGLGGLLEGHSATLIALPVTAPAAIGMALGGWLLVERSAPARRVRLRG; encoded by the coding sequence ATGGGATATGCCGCGCACACCGCCAAGGACCTCGCCGAGGCCACCCCCGACAGCCGGGACCGGTACGTCGACCTGCTGCGGGTCGCCTCGCTCGGGACGGTGCTGCTCGGGCACTGGCTGATGGCCGCCGTCAGCGCTGACGGCATAGGGAACCTGCTCGCCCTGGTCCCCGCACTCCAAGTCCTCACCTGGGGCCTGCAGATCATGCCGGTGTTCTTCTTCGTCGGCGGGTTCTCGCACGCCCTGTCGTACCGCTCGCTGGCCCGGCGCGCCGACGGGCGGCCCGTCTACGCCGCCTTCCTGCGGGCCCGGCTCCAGCGGCTGTTGCGGCCCACCCTCGTCTTCGTCCTCCTGTGGACCGCGGGCGCGCTCGCCGTCCAGCTCGCCGGGGGCGGGCAGGGGAAACTGAGCGGGGCCGCGCTGCGGGTGGTCACCCAGCCGCTCTGGTTCATCGGGATCTACCTGGCCATGGTCGCCTTCACCCCGGCCCTGCTGGAGCTGCACCGGCGGTGGGGCTGGGGCGCCTTCGCCCTGCTGGCCGGGTCCGCGGCCGCCGTCGACGCACTGCGCTTCGCGCTCGCCGTCCCGTACGTGGAGTTCCTGAACTTCGCCTTCGTCTGGCTGGCCGTCCACCAGCTCGGCTTCCTGCGGGCCGACGGGCGGATCACCCGCCCCGCGCTGCTCGCCGCCGCCGGGCTCGCCGGCGCCGTACTGCTCGTCGCGTACGGCCCGTACCCGCTGTCCATGGTCGGGATGCCGGGGGAGAAGGCGTCCAACATGGCCCCGCCCACCCTCGCGCTGCTGGCGCACGGGACGTGGCTGGTCGCAGCCGTGGAGCTGCTCGCGAAGCCCGCCGCCGCGCTGCTCGCCCGGCCGCGCGTCTGGCGTTCGGTGGTCGCCGCCAACGGGATCGCCATGACCGCGTTCCTGTGGCACCTCACCGCCATGCTCGCCGTGTACGCCGCCCAGCTCGGGCTCGGCCTGCGCCTGCCCGAGCCGGCCACCGGCGCCTGGTGGGCGCAGGTCCCCGTCCGGCTGCTCGCGGCCGCCGCGCTGACCGGCGTACTGGTCGCCGTCTTCCGCCGCTTCGAGGCGCCCGGCCGCGGCGACGCCGAGCCCGGGTCCGGGCCCCGCGCCGCCCTCGGGATCACCCTGTGCCTGCTCGGGATCCTCGGCCTGTCCATGACCGGGCTCGGCGGACTGCTGGAGGGCCACAGCGCCACCCTCATCGCCCTTCCGGTCACCGCTCCCGCCGCCATCGGCATGGCTCTGGGAGGCTGGCTCCTGGTGGAGCGCTCGGCACCGGCTCGGAGGGTTAGGCTGAGGGGCTGA